In a genomic window of Scheffersomyces stipitis CBS 6054 chromosome 4, complete sequence:
- the SKY2 gene encoding serine kinase that phosphoryates SR family splicing factors (Serine Kinase that phosphoryates SR family splicing factors SRPK1-like Kinase in Yeast (SRPK1 is a human serine kinase that specifically phosphoryates arginine-serine rich domains found in the SR family of splicing factors.)~go_function protein kinase activity; ATP binding~go_process protein amino acid phosphorylation), translated as MLLINRNSNSKSSAQESRQHVGEPSLTPASTHPTPLVTASSDHIQKHGTQTPASAPLSTVSSITSSNPSHNHNHNPPEKKLMPKLNFGGLFKRLGGSQSNTNSTNASSVNVNINGNNVGSVLNVGSTNHKQNNHPSDNVNINNDTFRLATAEDDEIVNESSSGSDARNQEATIVITSAGSSNTESKLKSHATSISSSTTATDDFDQKQNIVATPKSILDDANHITIIPSYDDEDEDIMENEDEDEDEVDEEQNSNDFANENANDNYYDQHLNLPGSTIKDRKKRMSTASSTLTSGSVNNSNLLTSDYINNYTHHINDQERYTSFTAECISLQNSEMTSHLDVDSENQSMIINTIATPPGDGFFDPSQTAGGVYSFNTNSTATSSQPNSEPAPKHSEDSEEADEFDEYDSFSDPAAYLSESESDLNFDPKNEENEFDYKVGGYHPVTKGETYYSKNFPQREYIILRKLGWGHFSTVWLAKSRYNPGLANVSDMPTSLVDTSEYYVAIKFVKSNKNYLEAAEDEIKILKCLNDPITYGNHLGFKHKQYFSTTVTHPQAHPGYKHIMTLIDDFQIVGPHGNHICMVFEILGENVLNLIYKYKQFYNNVQSQIKKNSECPSIQEEKYSNPESNSMKFSKWDTRIFSKKKNSKSMLSLGLNLKKSSFASESDEDLDKKIKNMNSESLMKLIEKSKQLSGIPLNLVRQIVKQILLGMDYMHHCGVIHTDLKPENILIEIKDIDKLIKSIEHQKVSKMNSASASNSRRSSLFRKNSSNSTKVIKKVTSTSLSNTPRNQSLASNNSIVSNSFYYKKSKNSALGKYESPIRSSKPLCSSISSDIFFKDVEFQDDQNSDTQHRRTHSLPKTIKKTAVELTGAASLVSSVQSEEDNEPEISIKIADLGNATFTHHHFTNQIQTRQYRSPEIILKYKTWGSSTDLWSIGCIIFELITGDYLFDPHDGKYFDKDEDHLAQIVELLGAFPSDEYLIDCKLTSKYFKLDPKTNQIIFKNIDNLKFWGLEEVFIEKYKFKKDDIQVKLISDLILKCLRYGLDDRYDCRSLINHPWLRDDADFMNADQFDVPLEEELQNMLNIHDDFPGYTCVTCEDMEEGE; from the exons atgttgttgatcaacagAAACTCCAACTCGAAGCTGCTGGCTCAGGAGTCGCGCCAACATGTGGGTGAGCCCTCGTTGACGCCAGCTTCAACGCATCCTACTCCACTAGTCACAGCATCTTCCGATCACATCCAGAAACACGGAACACAGACTCCGGCATCGGCACCACTATCGACGGTGTCTTCCATCACACTGTCCAATCCCAGTCATAACCATAACCATAATCCAccagagaagaaactaATGCCCAAGCTCAACTTCGGCGGCTTGTTCAAACGGCTCGGCGGCTCACAGAGCAACACAAACAGCACAAATGCCAGCTCCGTTAACGTCAACATCAATGGAAATAATGTAGGCTCTGTACTAAATGTAGGCTCCACAAATCACAAACAAAATAATCATCCCAGTGATAATGTCAATATCAATAATGATACTTTTCGTTTAGCAACAGctgaagacgatgaaatTGTCAATGAGTCGTCGTCTGGATCTGACGCTAGGAACCAAGAAGCCACCATAGTCATCACCAGTGCTGGAAGCTCTAATACAGAATCTAAACTCAAGAGCCATGCTACGTCTATTTCGTCTTCGACAACAGCTACGGACGATTTTGatcaaaaacaaaacaTTGTAGCTACACCCAAGTCGATTCTTGATGACGCTAACCATATTACCATCATCCCCAGTTATGatgatgaggatgaagatatcatggaaaatgaagacgaagacgaagacgaagtcgatgaagaacaaaattcAAATGACTTTGCTAATGAAAATGCCAACGATAATTATTATGACCAACATCTCAACCTTCCTGGTTCTACCATCAAGGATCGTAAAAAGAGAATGTCTACGGCTTCTAGCACCTTGACTTCTGGTTCCGTGAACAACTCTAATCTTCTCACCTCAGACTACATTAACAACTATACCCACCACATCAATGACCAGGAGCGGTACACTTCGTTCACAGCGGAGTGCATTTCGTTGCAGAACAGCGAAATGACCTCACATCTCGATGTAGACAGCGAAAACCAGCTGATGATCATCAACACCATTGCTACACCTCCTGGAGATGGCTTTTTTGATCCTTCTCAGACCGCTGGAGGTGTCTACAGCTTCAACACAAACTCAACAGCCACTAGCTCT CAGCCCAATCTGGAGCCTGCTCCAAAGC attcggAAGATTCCGAAGAAGCAGACGAGTTCGACGAGTACGACAGCTTCAGCGATCCAGCTGCGTATCTTTCAGAGCTGGAGTCGGATTTGAATTTTGACCCgaaaaacgaagaaaacgaGTTTGACTACAAGGTAGGAGGATACCATCCAGTGACGAAAGGGGAAACATACTACCTGAAGAACTTTCCCCAGAGAGAGTATATCATATTGCGTAAACTTGGCTGGGGCCACTTTTCTACTGTATGGCTAGCCAAATCAAGATACAATCCTGGTTTAGCCAACGTGTCAGACATGCCAACTTCGCTTGTAGATACTAGCGAATATTATGTAGCCATCAAGTTTGTAaagtccaacaagaactacTTGGAAGCAGCTGAAGATGAGATCAAAATCCTCAAATGCTTGAACGATCCTATCACATATGGCAATCATCTTGGTTTCAAGCATAAACAGTATTTCAGCACAACTGTCACACATCCACAGGCTCATCCCGGATATAAGCATATCATGACTTTGATAGACGATTTCCAGATCGTTGGACCTCATGGAAACCATATTTGTATGGTTTTTGAGATTTTGGGCGAGAACgtattgaatttgatttaCAAGTACAAACAATTCTACAACAATGTTCAGCTgcagataaagaagaattcagaGTGCCCCAGtatccaagaagaaaagtattcCAATCCTGAGTCTAATAGCATGAAATTCAGCAAATGGGACACCCGGATCTTCtctaagaagaagaattccaagTCAATGTTGAGTTTAGGTTTAAACCTCAAGA AGTCCTCGTTTGCGTCTGAGAGCGATGAAGATTTggacaagaagatcaaaaaCATGAACTCCGAGtcgttgatgaagttgatcgaGAAGTCTAAGCAGTTGAGTGGAATCCCATTGAATCTTGTCAGACAAATAGTGAAGCAGATTTTATTGGGGATGGACTATATGCATCATTGTGGAGTTATTCACACAGACTTGAAGCCTGAAAACATTCTTATTGAGATCAAGGACATCGACAAGCTTATTAAACTGATCGAGCATCAGAAAGTGTCGAAAATGAACTCGGCTTCTGCCAGTAACAGtagaagatcttctttATTCCGcaagaattcttccaattctacGAAGGTGATCAAAAAGGTGACTTCTACATCGTTATCCAACACACCTAGAAACCAATCATTGGCTTCTAATAACTCCATTGTGAGCAACTCTTTCTACTATAAAAAGTCAAAGAATTCTGCTTTGGGAAAGTATGAATCTCCCATCAGATCTTCAAAGCCGCTTTGTTCTTCTATTTCGAGCgatatcttcttcaaggatgTTGAATTCCAAGATGATCAAAACTCTGACACTCAACATCGTAGGACCCATTCTTTACCCAAGACTATCA AGAAGACAGCAGTAGAATTAACTGGCGCTGCATCGCTTGTATCCTCGGTTcaatcagaagaagataacGAGCCTGAGATTTCGATCAAAATTGCAGATTTAGGAAATGCTACCTTCACTCATCACCATTTTACGAATCAAATCCAGACTCGTCAATACAGATCTCCGGAAATCATCCTCAAGTACAAAACCTGGGGTTCGTCCACAGACTTGTGGTCTATTGGGTGTATCATTTTTGAATTGATTACAGGTGATTATTTGTTTGACCCTCACGACGGCAAGTACTTTGATAAGGATGAAGATCATTTGGCACAAATAGTTGAATTGTTGGGCGCATTTCCTTCCGACGAGTACCTCATTGACTGTAAGTTGACATcaaaatacttcaaattggATCCGAAGACAAATCAGataattttcaaaaatattgaTAATTTGAAGTTCTGGGGCTTGGAAGAAGTCTTTATCGAGAAGTAtaaattcaagaaggacGACATCCAGGTTAAATTGATAAGTGATTTGATTTTAAAATGCTTACGTTACGGATTAGACGATAGATACGATTGCCGCTCCTTAATTAATCATCCATGGCTACGTGATGATGCTGATTTTATGAATGCTGATCAGTTTGATGTGCcactagaagaagaacttcagAATATGCTTAACATTCATGACGATTTCCCTGGCTACACTTGCGTGACATGCGAAGACATGGAAGAAGGAGAATAA
- a CDS encoding predicted protein (go_process protein folding), whose amino-acid sequence MSLEPPTTAKVIFQTSRGPIEIQLWAKEIPTLSRAFLQRCVNKKFNGQKFTSILKSLVQLEVPQDAQFDMRDEFNSRIRFGRRGSVGVARKNEDSRNNHTVASFFITLVELPSYNDKYTIIGRVEGETFYNVIKIADSELDENNVPVYPAVVKDVEIITPYFDDLIADEAEVSVQDEPSKKKSRKEKKPTIKLSYNEEEVDEEDHEDFKMKSAHELLNDKRLSKKFKANVPSAVEEFQKGSRSDKSQYTPKAPIKRDPTIDSDYDSYVDLSSDEDFEISTLQNHRFICKPLR is encoded by the exons ATGTCGTTGGAACCGCCTACGACAGCAAAAGTGATATTCCAAACTTCCAGGGGACCAATTGAGATACAGCTTTGGGCCAAAGAGATTCCCACTCTCAGTCGCGCATTTCTTCAGAGATGCGTAAATAAGAAATTCAATGGCCAGAAGTTCACTTCTATTTTGAAGCTGTTGGTGCAGCTTGAAGTTCCACAAGATGCACAATTTGACATGAGAGATGAGTTCAATAGTCGTATTCGTTTCGGTCGAAGGGGCCTGGTTGGTGTCGCTAGGAAAAATGAAGATCTGCGAAATAACCATACTGTAGCTTCGTTCTTCATTACTTTGGTAGAGTTACCCCTGTACAACGATAAATACACTATTATCGGCCGAGTGGAAGGTGAAACATTCTACAACGTGATAAAGATTGCTGACAGCGAGTTGGACGAGAACAACGTGCCGGTTTATCCTGCTGTAGTTAAAGATGTGGAAATAATAACTCCTTACTTTGACGACTTAATAGCTGATGAAGCAGAAGTATCAGTACAAGATGAACCactgaaaaagaaatctagaaaggaaaagaaaccTACAATAAAACTCTCAtacaatgaagaagaagtggacGAGGAGGATCATGAGGATTTTAAAATGAAATCGGCTCACGAGTTGCTCAATGACAAGAGATTATCCAAGAAATTT AAAGCAAATGTCCCCTCtgctgtagaagaatttcaaaaagGCTCCAGATCAGACAAAAGCCAATACACGCCTAAGGCACCGATCAAGAGGGATCCTACAATCGATTCAGATTATGATTCCTATGTTGATTTGTCTTCTGACgaagattttgaaataCTGACTCTACAGAACCACAGATTTATATGTAAACCATTACGATGA